Sequence from the Paenibacillus tundrae genome:
CTGAACCACGGGCTCTGACTTTACCGAGGTACACGCCAATGCCGCCGCCCATTTTGCTTAGACGTGCCACATCTGTGTTGGAATCGAAAATTCCTTCAAGGGAGTCGTCCACCGTGTCGATGAAGCAACTGGACAGTTGTCCGGCTACCTTTTTACCTGCATTGGACATCGTAGGTGTAGCGGCCGTCATGTACATGTTACTCATTGCCCAGTAGGCTTCTTTAACCAGATCCATCCGTTTGTCAGCAGGTTCTTGGTGCATCAGGTACATCGCAATAACCATGTAACGTTCTTGAGGCAACTCCATCACTTTTCCATCAAAATCGTGAGCAAGGTAACGTTCTGCCAAGGTGAGCAAGCCGATGTAGTCGAACAACAGATCGTTGCGGTAATCAATGCATTCCGCTAGCTCGTCAATCTGTTCTTTGCTATAGCATTCGAGCAGTTCTTCGCGATAGATCCCTTTCTTCACAAGATCTACGAGGAGAGGATGGAATGCACCGTAAGGCTCGTCCGGATAAGATTTGTATCTACGGTTGGTTGCCGCTTTTTTGTATAGAGAAGTAAGTAGGGAGCGTGCAGCTGCAAACTTCCAGTTTGGCTCCTCTTTGGTTACGAGCTCCAGTGCGCTCATCATAAAAGCATTACTGATCTCGTCCCCAGTAACTTCATCACGGCGGAGCTTGCTCGTCACTCCTTTTACCAGACGTTCCTTGTCCAGCATGTCTAGCCCATCGAGAATACGGTCGGCGTATACAGAGATACGCATATCGTCAAAGGCAAGCTGGCGGTTGTTCGGCTTGGTCACAACTTGTGGCATGAATATTCCTCGCTTTCGCATGTTTAAGAGATAAATTGGAGAAATTCTTTATATAAAGAATTGAGTGTTTTCTTACGTTGATCGAACATATCGATTGCATACTGCGGACTTAGCGGCGGTAACAGGTCAAGGCGTAACGTGGTCAAAACAGAGTCAAAATGCAGCACAAATGCAAACCATGGTCATATAAAAAGCATTCTCCCTGCCTTGCGGCGGCTGAAAATGCCCATGGATGCTCTGACTTCCTGCTTGTCACATCTTGCTTCATTCGACAGAACAGGGTGCTGTATGTAAGCTTTGGTCTGATAGAGACGTGCCTGTAATTTGAGGTGCCGGGTGCAGTCCAAACAGCCCCGTTAACCTCTACGTCAACTCTGTTTCGAGAAAGCGATTTACACCTACAGGGACGTGCATTTGAAGGTGATTTCATCCTGTTTTTCACGAAGAGGCAGAAGATGACTAATCGAAGCGGGGTAATCCAGTTTCACTACATTTTGTTGCTGTTAGAATACTGTAACCCAACATATAGTGTTTGTAAACAGGGTAGACACCGTGAAACGTAATTCCGAGTATACCAAAAATGCTGAGATTCCGCAAAGGAAAAGGTCTGGAAGATTTGAAGATTCTTCAAAAAAAATTTTCGCTGAAATCGAATGACGTGAACACGTCAGTTTGAATTATTACGTATTCAACTGGTAGAATAAAATCAGTCAAAAATAGACTAAATTCAGCGGCAACGGTTGTTCACGGATGCCCAGAGGAGGCGAAGCAGCATGGCCATAGCAGAGGTAACAGTGATTCCAATTGGAACAGGCACGACGAGTCTGAGCAGTTATGTCGCAGACATGCAGAAGGTGTTGGAACATCAGCGGGGCATTACATATCAACTCACCTCTATGAGTACCATTATCGAAGGGCCGCTTAACGAAGTCTTCACAGCGATTGCAGCTCTGCACGAAGCTCCGTTTCTATCAGGCGCCCAGCGCGTCTCCACTTCCGTCAAAATTGATGATCGTCGTGATAAGCCAGATGCCTCAAGCATACAGAAGCTGCAGTCGGTGAATGACAAGCTTGCCTCTATGCCTCAGCGCCCGAATTAATTAAATACGTATATATGAATAGCGATGTTTAAAGAGCGAATGTTGCCGGATGACTGTGATCCTGCGGATTCGCTCTTTAATTTGCACAACAACATGAATCGTCAAGATTGAGAGATAGAATAAAGCGAATACGTATGAAACAGACAGGTGAATCAGGAGCTTGTTTATTTTGCAGTGTACTTACTATGGGTTTCACAAGTCCATAAGGCACGGAGCGCTACCGGAATGCCCATGGGGAGCAGCCCATTTTTACGTAGAGCCCGGTCTAGCGAGGCACTGCTGCATATAGTGAACTGTACCTCAAATCGAAGGAGGGGTTTTACATGAGTGGAGTTGTAGGTGGATACGGCGGCTGGACATCGACTGGCGCGATTCTGGTTTTGTTCATTCTGTTGGTTATCATCACTAAGGCGTTCCTCGTTTAAAACATTTCCATGATCCGAATATTCTAACCATAAGGGAGGGTTATCAATGAGCGAAGTAGTTGGAGGCGTAGGATACGGCGGCTGGACATCCACTGGTGCGATCTTGGTTTTGTTCATTCTCCTCGTAATCATCACTAAATCCTTCTGGGTATAATGATGAAGAACTCTACCGGGTAACCGGTGGAGTTTTTTTAGTGGACAAGCTTCGGTAGGTGACTTGATACATTAAACGGATATGGCCAAACAAAGTGCCCATTTTGTCAAAAACAAGGCTTTCGCCCGGTCCAGAGGTAGGCTAAATACATAGCTTAGGGGTGTAGGCAAATGCTAAGGAGGAATGAACGATGAGCGAAGTAAAACCAAACTCACCGAACGGACAGGGACACGTATATGGACAAATGGGAGGTCATGAGCATATGTACGGACAATACACAGGTCATGAAGCATATGGTTACGGATGTGGCGTACCTATGGGATATGGATATGGTTATGGTCACCAACCTAACCAAGCACCCGTAATGCAAGGATACCATCACGGCTATGGTACTCCTTGTAAGCATGGTGGCGGAAGCTGGGGTTCAATGGGAACAATACTTGTATTGTTCATCCTGCTTGTCATTATCTCCAAAACGATGTTCATCTAATTGACAAATAGGAAAGCTTCTTATAGAGAGGGAATAAAGTGTAAACGAAGTAATGCGGGTGCCGATTAGATCGGCGCCTTTTTTCTTTGGCTCTTATGCCCACAGACATATTGTAATCCAAACTTACCTTAGATAACAAAGCCGATGGAAGAGGATTATCGCCATACTTATGCCCTGCTCATGACCAAGACGTAGATTTAAAATGAACACAAGATACATGAGACGGGTAGATGGAAGGGGTAATTGAGATGTCAAAAAAGACAAACATAACAAATGGGTTAGGGAGAAGCAAAAAGATGAATAAGTCGAAAAGCATACATAAATCAACACAGAGCATGAGGATTCAGGAAATACAGTTACGACCAGTGTTTGATCTAACGGCTTATGAGGATGGGTTCGTGTTTGTATCTGCTTCATTTGGTTATGACGGCAACCTGTATATCTTATGGATTGATCAGATTCCGGAACGTGAGCGTGGGATGTTTGTCCAAAGTGATCTGCAGCAGAAACGGGACTATAAGGTACTTATCGTGGACGGCGTCCAGAATTGTGTAAAAGGGATAACTACGCTGGAATCGCATTTTAATCTGCACTATGTTCAGCCGCTAGGAGAAGATCTTCTGCTCGTTGGAGCACGCAGCCGCTATTATGGGCAGGATCGCTATGATCTGAATGGCAAAATTGTTGACCAAGAGGGTCAATTACTGCATGAATTGCTGCTGGGAGATGGGATCGAACGAGTACAGACAAGTGTCGAAGGGAACATATGGACAAGTTACTTTGATGAAGGAGTATTTGGAAACTTCGGGTGGCATGAGCCTGTCGGTGCACCTGGATTAATTGCGTGGAATAGACAGGGCGAGCAGATCTATGTGAACACCAAGGCCGATATTGCAGATTGTTATGCACTGAATGTGGTGTCCGATCAGAAGGTGTGGTTCTATTATTACACGGACTTCCAGTTAGGACGGATCACAGATCCGTATGATCAGCCACAGGTATCGTTAGTTGAGACAGGGCTGTCTGGTTCTCATGTCGTTGCTACGAATGGAACCTTTGCGTTGTTTCAAAGCGGATATAACCAGAAAGGGCAATATTCATTGCTACAGCAACATGGTGAGAATAAGCTAAGTCTTGCGCAGAAGTTTTCCTTTATTAGTGTCGATGGGGACGCGGATGAACTGAATGTACTGGATGGAAGAAAGGATCAGCTACTGTTCAAGGAACGGAGCTATCTGTACATGGTTTCATTGGATGAACTACCTAGAGCATAATAAGATCGGTAACGTTGCCACAAGCATAGGATGATCCGGATATTAATGGACATGGAAAAACACCCGGAACCCAATTCCGGGTGCTTTGTGTGTGTATGTTTTCAATCTTCTCAAGAATAAGTGACTTCCAAAACAACAAAAGCCCTACCTCTCTTTTGTCCTTGCGGCTCCGATGACCGCGCCAGTGTGAATGGGAAAATCTTGTGAAACTCTGTTATACCGGGTCATGTGATTCAGGTTCTTCAATCTCCATAGGTTAGTGAACAATTCGCTGCGGTCGCAGCATGAAGAAAATATTCCGGGGTTAAAAGAAGACAGAAAATCATTTGAGGTTTAAAACCAACTTTTAGAGTATACCACACTCTGTAATTTTTTGCAAGATAAAGGAAAGAGAGCTTGTGCCACAGCCATTGTGCCGTGCAAATATGATGATCTGAATAGGCATGGTTAGAGTGGAGTTGAGCGCCAGATGATATCATGATCTGAATCAATTTCATAACTCACTAAAAGGGAATAGATGTAACGAGATATAGACAAATTGAATCGTTTTGATCTATATGTCGTCTGGATTGAAGCAGCTAAAGTATTTATGAAATTGATTCACTTATGAAAATAATTCAGAAAATTTCAGGTTTTCTCTTCAAAAGAGTAATCCTCTTCAAAAGTTTCTACGTAGGTTATAATATGGGGGAGCATAATGAAAGGGGCCCTCGGATGACAGAATCGATGGATGACAGCAGATTAATGCGTCAGATTGCAGAGCGGGATGCTTCGGCGCTGGAGCTTTTATATGACCGCTACGAGCGGGCTGTATATTCCTTTGCTTATCGGATCGTGGGTGATCCCATGACGGCAGAGGAAACGGTTCAAGAGCTGTTCTTGCGTGTCTGGAATAACGCTGAACGATATGAGGCCTCACAGGGGAAGCTGACCACATGGATGTTTGCGATCACACGCAACATTGCCGTGGACATGCTGAGGCGTAAGTCCAAAGGGGCAGCCACAACGACGGTGGAGCAAGAGGCACTGACGGCGTATGCCGATGAATATACGAATACAGAAGCAGAAGTAGAACGTAAATGGGAAGGCACTCGAATTAAGGAAGCACTATCCCAGTTGAACGGTGATCAGCAACAGGTTATCGAATCGATCTACTACGCCGGGTTAACGCAACAAGAGGTATCCAGCAGATTCGGGATTCCGCTAGGTACAGTGAAGAGCCGTGTCAGGCTTGCGATGAGACAGCTACAGAAGCTGCTCGCCGATGCTGAATTGCATTCAGACACGGGAAGGGAGGGCATACATCCATGATAGAACGACATGAGGAGTGGTCTGATCTGGCACCGATGTATGTGCTAGGTGGGCTGGAAGCAGAGGAAGTGGAGACATTCGAAGCTCACTTGAAGGAATGTGATGCTTGCCGCCAAGAGGTGAAAGAATTGCAGGAAGTAACGGGTTTCCTGCCACTTGCGGCGGAACCTGTGGCACCGCCGCCAGGCATGAGAGCACGCGTGCTGAGCAACGTGCTCGGACAATCGCAGGAGGGAGCCGAGGCGAAGCCGGCCACCGCTCCTGTGCAGCCTGAAGCACCTGCTGTGCTTCAGGCAGATCTTGCGCCGCCCCGCAGAGAGGCGGCGCAGCCCGAGCCAGGCCTGCCGCCGGTGACGGCGGTGCCTGCGGCTCGGGCGGAAGAGGCTGCACAGGCACAGCCGTTGCAGCCTGGAGGGCGCGCGCGTCCGCGCGGCAGCCGCGCATGGCGCGTGGCGAGCGCTGGCCTTGCGGCGGCTGCGCTGGTGCTGGCGATCTACGCAGCACAGCTGCAGAGCCAGCTCAGCTTGCTGACGCAGCAAGCTGCTGGGTCAGCTACAGCGCAAGCGCAGCTCGCCGAGGCGCAGGCGCAGAATGCGCAGCTGCAAGAGCAGCTGGCATCAGCGTTAGCGCCTGCTCAAGGCATGCAGACAGGCGAAGCCGTCAAGCTTAGCCCTGCAACGCAGGACATTGTAGCGCAGGGTCTCGCAACGATTGTCATTGACAATAAGGGCACTCATCTGGTCGTGCAAGCAGAGAACCTGCCTCAGCTTGAGGGGAAAGAGGCATTTCAGGTATGGTTGATCAAAGGGGATACACCGCAGAATGCCGGAACGTTCCTAAGTCGCGATGGCACAGGAGCCGTGTATTACACTTTAGAATCGGTGAATGATTATGATACCGTAGCAATTACCCTAGAGCCGGATGCATTGGGTGATCAGCCGCGAGGTACGATGATTTTGGCCGCCAAAATAAAAGGATAACGCTCCCTTTATATGACCCAAAGGCTGCTTCTCAGGAAGCAGTCTTTTTGATGTGCATAGACTCTGATCCTTCAAATTGTCATTATGAAAATATTGTAATATTGCCCTGTCTTAGATTGTATTAAAATCATTAAGTTTTTGGACTCAAATAACCGATAATATGCTAAGAGCTATATCCTGAACTGCCTTAGGTTTATCGAGGTAGCGTGGGTTGCACAGAGAGAGTGAGGGGTTTGGGTGGAAGTTTACCGTTCCTTTATCTTACGTTTGCTACGAAATTACCTCATCGGTTCATTAGGGGCTGTTTTTGTCGTGGGTACTGTCGTTATGGTATCCACTTTGCAAATACCAAATATTCAATTTGTACGTTTACTAGCAATCGTACTGATTTCGCTTGTGTTTATGCTGAGTGCGGAGTGGATTGCTTTTCGTGTACAGCTTATGCCAATCCGGCGTTTTTTTGTCACAACCGAGCGCCATTCGAAGGCACAGATGGACAGCATGTATGAGAAAATTCATCGTTTCCCAGGACGAACCATCTACCGAATCATGATCCCACATCTATTAGGATTCTCACTGCCAGCTGCGGGATTAACACTATGGATGCTTAGTAGGGGCTGGGTGGAGTTTCCCACCTTTTATGTTTCACTCGCAGCAGCATGCGCCATTTTGATTGCAGTGATGCATGCGCTGATCGAATACTTCCTTACGGTTCGAGCGGTAAGGCCGCTGCTGCTGGAAATTCGTCGTCAAGGTAAGCAGCAGTTTGGGATCGAGCCCTCACTTGACGGGCGTGTGCTTGTATCAATTCAGCGTAAGTTCCAGCTTAGTACAGCACTGATCGGACTATTTCCCTTGTTTTTGTTTTTCCTGGCAACGTTTATTCGGTTACAGTACATGGATCCCGAATTTGCCAAAGAGTACATCGTATGGGCGGTGCTCGTTGTTGTGTTAGGAGCGGGCTTTGCGCTTGTGGGTAGCTGGCTGCTCATTCGCGATGTGCGGGATCCTGTTGCTGATTTAACGAAAGAGATGAATCGAATTCAGGAAGGTGATCTGGGGAGACGAGCTCCGGATTTGTATGCTGATGAGTTTTCTGCGCTGATATCTGGATTCAACATGATGATTAACCGGCTGGAAATGAGGCAGGAGCGTAATAGACAACTGCTTCAGAGCTATTTCTCGACGCTAGCTGCTGCTTTGGATGCACGGGATAAGTATACGGCTGGTCATTCCATGCGGGTCGCAGAATACTCGCTTCTCATTGGGAAGCTCAGTGGCATGAATGAAGAGCAGGCTGACTTATTGTACAAATCCGCATTGCTGCATGACATCGGTAAGATTGGCATACCTGATGAAGTTTTGTTGAAGGATGGCAAACTTAGTGATGAGGAATTCGCCATTATTAAAACTCACCCTGTGCTTGGTGAAAATATATTGCTGCAGATCGAACCGGTCGATGCCATGGCAGACTTCTTACCTGGCGTTAGATCACACCATGAACGGTATGATGGAAGGGGTTATCCGGACGGTAAGGCGGGACTAGATATTCCCCTCTTTGGCCGCATTATCGCGGTAGCGGATGCATTTGATGCGATGACCTCGGATCGGCCCTATCGGAATGGGATGAGCCATGAGAAGGCATTAATGATTCTAGAAGAAGGAAAAGGATCCCAGTGGGATCCCTATTTCGCAGGTTTGTTTATTGACGAGTGGAGACGGCAACAGCATCTTCAGAAACCGTCGGAGCAGGGGATCAGCTGATCCCTTGAGTCCATTTCGATTCTTTTCTGCGCCGGCGGTGGAGAGCTAGACCAGTGATGATTGTGAAAACGCATTCTCCGAGGATGACTGCACCCAGTGCGTCATAGATAACATGCTGTTTGATCAACAGCGTAGATACAATAATGAGAGCAGCTCCGCCAGCCACCCATCGTTTGATGGATTTCCGGATACTCGGAACCGAGAGTACAGCGCGCATGACCAGATAGGAATGAAGGGCATGAATGCTTGGGAAACAATTATATGGACGATCCTGGCTGTAGAGCCATCCAAGAATAGATGTACCGAGACCTGTACCGGTTAGCTCCGGGCGCGGCACCATGGTCTGAAAGTTAAAGTAAATGAGATAACAGATCCAGACACAGATGTTCATGGACAACAAGACGCGGTAATACATGAGTCGATCTTTGACACACAGATACGCCAATACTCCGAATACAAACGGATACCAGCCCAGATAAGGAATGGACATCGCTGGCATGAAGGGAATCATGCGGTCGATCGGGGAGCTCAGTACGACGAATCCGCGTTCTGGACTATTCAGAATATCATAGAACATTCCCATGACAGCCAAGGACAGCATTAAACTTAGCGACAGCCAGTAGGATTTACTTTTTAAGATTTTCACAGCAGGCTTTCTCCTTTCATTCATGTTCGCGCACGAACATGATCACACAATGTAACTAGTTCAAATTTAAACAACAATATATTCTACTACGTCCAGCCCACAAATTGAATCCTGATTTGTGTATATTTGTGTATTCTTTTGACGAATAAGAAATGCGGAAGCGGAAGTGGGCATGATATGATAGAGGTACATACGGACAGGCGGCGCTAAAGCCAGTAAAGTCGGACAACAGGAGTGAGCGAATGCAATTTTCAAAAATGTTCGTATTGAATATGGGGATGCTGATTACGATTGCATATCTCGCTAGTGTTTTCTATAAATATATCGTAATACGTACCTCTTCTCGGGTGAAACAGATCAGTTCGGTGCTTCTTCTCATTTTTGCAGGTTGGATCAGTACGGTTTTTGGATTCCAGCTCACGGAGGAAGTCGTCTTTGATCTCCGATACGTTCCTCTAATTGTTGCCGTTCTGACGTATAGGCAACCCTATAGCGTAATCCTCATTGGTGTGGGGATCGGACTATCGAGGCTAACGTTTGGCATTACAGATGCGACGTTGGCTGCCGTCATTAATATGTCGATGCTGGGCGTGATTTGCGCAGGTCTCAATATATGGATGAGGCGCAGCAATTACAGGCTGATTATTAAGGGCATTCTCGTTACACTCATCGTGAATGTGGTCAATAGTATCAATATCGCGATTGTTGGCGTTAT
This genomic interval carries:
- a CDS encoding MTH1187 family thiamine-binding protein is translated as MAIAEVTVIPIGTGTTSLSSYVADMQKVLEHQRGITYQLTSMSTIIEGPLNEVFTAIAALHEAPFLSGAQRVSTSVKIDDRRDKPDASSIQKLQSVNDKLASMPQRPN
- a CDS encoding HD domain-containing phosphohydrolase, with amino-acid sequence MEVYRSFILRLLRNYLIGSLGAVFVVGTVVMVSTLQIPNIQFVRLLAIVLISLVFMLSAEWIAFRVQLMPIRRFFVTTERHSKAQMDSMYEKIHRFPGRTIYRIMIPHLLGFSLPAAGLTLWMLSRGWVEFPTFYVSLAAACAILIAVMHALIEYFLTVRAVRPLLLEIRRQGKQQFGIEPSLDGRVLVSIQRKFQLSTALIGLFPLFLFFLATFIRLQYMDPEFAKEYIVWAVLVVVLGAGFALVGSWLLIRDVRDPVADLTKEMNRIQEGDLGRRAPDLYADEFSALISGFNMMINRLEMRQERNRQLLQSYFSTLAAALDARDKYTAGHSMRVAEYSLLIGKLSGMNEEQADLLYKSALLHDIGKIGIPDEVLLKDGKLSDEEFAIIKTHPVLGENILLQIEPVDAMADFLPGVRSHHERYDGRGYPDGKAGLDIPLFGRIIAVADAFDAMTSDRPYRNGMSHEKALMILEEGKGSQWDPYFAGLFIDEWRRQQHLQKPSEQGIS
- a CDS encoding dihydroorotate dehydrogenase; translated protein: MSGVVGGYGGWTSTGAILVLFILLVIITKAFLV
- a CDS encoding RNA polymerase sigma factor, with product MTESMDDSRLMRQIAERDASALELLYDRYERAVYSFAYRIVGDPMTAEETVQELFLRVWNNAERYEASQGKLTTWMFAITRNIAVDMLRRKSKGAATTTVEQEALTAYADEYTNTEAEVERKWEGTRIKEALSQLNGDQQQVIESIYYAGLTQQEVSSRFGIPLGTVKSRVRLAMRQLQKLLADAELHSDTGREGIHP
- a CDS encoding YjcZ family sporulation protein codes for the protein MSEVVGGVGYGGWTSTGAILVLFILLVIITKSFWV
- a CDS encoding phosphatase PAP2 family protein; translated protein: MKILKSKSYWLSLSLMLSLAVMGMFYDILNSPERGFVVLSSPIDRMIPFMPAMSIPYLGWYPFVFGVLAYLCVKDRLMYYRVLLSMNICVWICYLIYFNFQTMVPRPELTGTGLGTSILGWLYSQDRPYNCFPSIHALHSYLVMRAVLSVPSIRKSIKRWVAGGAALIIVSTLLIKQHVIYDALGAVILGECVFTIITGLALHRRRRKESKWTQGIS
- a CDS encoding anti-sigma factor domain-containing protein, which produces MIERHEEWSDLAPMYVLGGLEAEEVETFEAHLKECDACRQEVKELQEVTGFLPLAAEPVAPPPGMRARVLSNVLGQSQEGAEAKPATAPVQPEAPAVLQADLAPPRREAAQPEPGLPPVTAVPAARAEEAAQAQPLQPGGRARPRGSRAWRVASAGLAAAALVLAIYAAQLQSQLSLLTQQAAGSATAQAQLAEAQAQNAQLQEQLASALAPAQGMQTGEAVKLSPATQDIVAQGLATIVIDNKGTHLVVQAENLPQLEGKEAFQVWLIKGDTPQNAGTFLSRDGTGAVYYTLESVNDYDTVAITLEPDALGDQPRGTMILAAKIKG
- a CDS encoding YjcZ family sporulation protein; translation: MQGYHHGYGTPCKHGGGSWGSMGTILVLFILLVIISKTMFI